DNA from Pseudomonadota bacterium:
TTTTGGCGTCAGGAAGTCGCCAGGGGATAAATATTTTTACTGGTCTATTACCGGACGTATCGGATAAGGCTTTGATCTGCTGATCTTTTGCGTTAAAAAAATATTTTCGGCAAACTTTGACCAGGACCCCCTCTTGTGCCTATAATTTAAAGGCACACTTGGTCATGAAGTTTAATGAATGATCGACTATGAAGCGTGAAAGGGAAAAGGCTCAACAATGATTATTCCAGCCTTCGGAATGGATGTCAGCAGCGAGATCAGTAAAAACAGGAAAAAGATTCTTCTGGTCGACGATGATCCGGTGATTCTTGAAATGCTGCAGACCGGTCTTGAAAACGAGGGGTATGATCTTACCGTTGCCGAGAACGGCAAAGAGGCCCTGCGCCTTCTACTGGAAAAGAAGTTTGACCTGGTGGTCACCGATCTCAAAATGGAGCCCATCGGCGGGATTCAGCTGCTCAAGGAGGCCAAGGAGCTTTGCGAGGATCTGACCGGGGTCATTATCATCACCGGACATGCCGATATGAACGCCGCCATCGAGGCGTTGCGCCTGGGCGCCGACGATTTCATCACCAAGCCGGCCAAGCTCGAGGAGATCAGCTGGCGGGTGGAAAAATTTCTCGTCCAGCAGCAGCGGGAGAGAAAGATCAAGGTTTATGAAGATATTCTGCCCATCTGCTCCTATTGCCGGAAGATCAAGGATATTACCGGAAAAGAGGATGAGAGCTGGCACTCCGCCGATGAATACCTCAACCGGAAGACCACGGCCCAGCTATCCCACGGACTCTGTCCGGACTGTTACGCCAAGGAAATGAAAAATCTTGATGAGTTTGAGCGGAAATTGAAAAAATAAGAGTCCTGTTTCACCTGAAAAACAACGGGCGGGCCAGTTGGCCCGCCCGATTTATTTCCAGGTCAGATGTTACAATTGACTTCATTTGTGCATTTCTTTTTTGACCACCAGTTCGTAGGCCATGCGGTATTCCCTGATGGCGTTTTCAAGCTTGCCCTGTTTTTCAAGCAGGGTGGCGAAAACATAGTGCAGATGATGGTTGCGGCCATTTCTTAACAGCAGGAACTGCAGGTCATCGGCAGCTTCCGCGACTTCGCCTGCATTGGCCCTCATTTCGGCCTGACAGATCTGGCCTTCGACCGAATCGGGGTTTTCTTCCATCCCTTTAGTCAGGTGTTCCCTGGCAAGTTCACCCTGATTCAACTCCAGGTAAAGGCATCCGAGCTTGATATGGGCTTCGCTCATGGTGGGCTCAAACTCCAGGGCTTTGTTGAATTCCTTGACTGCGACCTCCGGCTGACCTCTCTGGATCATGGTCTCCCCAAGGTGAAAGTGGCGTTTTGAGTTTTTTTCCTCGGCGGATTTTTCAATTGTTTCCGGGTGCAGTTCCTTGTCGAGCTGCTCACGATCTTTTTCCCCGAGCATGATTTCTATTTCACCGTGCAGCCGTTTTTTCAGGTCGTTGCTGTAGCCGAGCCCGGAGCTGATTTTTCCCTGACCATCAACCAGCATGATCGAGGGCATGACGAAAATCCCCAAACCGCCGTAGGCGCTCTGGTTTGAGTCCATATATACGGTGGTGGAGAGTCCGCTGCCGGACATGACCTCGGCAAGAGTTCCGGGGGTGTCGTTGCCGATATTTACCACCAGAACCGACATCTTTTTTGCTTTCATAAAATCCTGCAGTTCCGCGAAGACCTTCAGCGTTTTGATCGCTCTCGATTTTTTGCTTTCCACATCACCGTTCCAGAAAACGAGGATGGAGCTTTTGCCGCTGTTGCTGTCCAGGGCAAAAGGCTTTCCCGAAGCGGAGTCGGCCAGGGTGATCCCGGGCAAACTGTCGCCGGGGTTCACGGACCGGAATGGAAAGGAACTAGCGTTGACGCTGGTGCTTAGAAGTAAAATTAATGAAAAGATACCGGAATAAAGTACGGCCAGAAGTTTTGATTTGTCCACGAGTCTCTCCCTTGTGTTGAATAAAATCTCCCCAGGACAGCCGGTTATGACTGCCACTCCCCAATCACTCTCTTTCACCCTGCAGGTACTCACTTCAGTACCCCCTTGAGGGGTATAAAGCTGCTCAACTTAAGCTTATCTAAATGCATGAAGACCTGCAACCATTATGAGTTTCCCGGAAAACGTTCAGAAACAGCCGGCAGCCGACAAAAAAAGGAGAATACCGGTTACTATCAACCCCCACAGGATGAGACGGATATAGCCCTCGGTATCGAATTTTCCATAGAGCAGTGAGCCGCAGATCACTCCACCAATGATTGCCGGAAGCGAGAAAAGGTGATGGGTCACAACCTCGTAAGTTGTGATGCCGCTCATAAAATGGGCCAGGGCGGTCAGGAGGCCACCGAGAAAGAAATAGACCGACAGGGTCGCCTTGATCTCATCCTTGGACCAGCCGGTAAGAGTTGTGTAGATGATGGCCGGGGGGCCGCCCGCACTGAAGGCGGTGGTGATCGCCCCGCTTGCAAAGCCGGCAAGAAAGGCCGATAATCTATGCCCTTTGTCTGGGAGTACTGATTTTGGAACACCCGTGCCCTGATGAAAAAAAAGGCGGTACAGGGCGTAGCTGATGAGCATCAACGACAGGGAGCTTTTGAAGAAGACCTCATTGGTGTTCTTGAGGAACAATAAACCGAGAAAAATTCCCGGCAGAAAACCGATCAACAGGGGCATAATTTTCCGCCAGTCAATATGACTTCTGAGCTGCAGGGAGAGATAGGCGGTGATCACAAGCCCGTTCAGGATGCAGAGCGGCACGGCGGTTCTGATGTCGATAAACAGTACCAGCAGCGGGATGGACACCAGGGCCGAGCCGAAACCGGTCAGCCCCTGGATGAAACTGCTGCAGAGAAAAATGGCGAAAAGGGCGAGTGTTGTTTCCATCGGGATCAATGCCTCGATCAGACAGCGGCATGTCCGCTGCGGGAGAATTTCAGAATGAGGTTCCGGAGCAGGAAAGAGACGCCCCAGACAGCAAAGCCGCCGCCGACGATGATCATGATCTCCGCAAGATTGAGGGGAACTATTCTGAACACTTTGTGCAGCGGGGTGTACATGATCAGGGCCTGAAGGAAAATCGACAGGAACACCGAACCCCAGACCCAGCGATTGGAGAAGAACGCCACCCGGTAGCCCTGTCTGATAATGAAGACCAGAACGACCTCAAAGAAAACGACAAAGTTGAAGACCATCGTCTGGCCATGTATGATCTCTGCCGCATCGGATGAACGGCCCCCGGAAAAGGTAAAGAGCAACAGGGCGAGAGCGGTACCGAGAATGCCGAGCAGCCCGATCATCGCCAGTTTTTCCGCAGGGAGAATTTCTTCATCCTTTGATTTCGGCGGGCGGGACATGATATCACTGCCGTAAGGATCAACACTGAAAGCAAGGGCCGGGGCGCCATCGGTCACCATATTGATCCACAGCAGGAGCACTGCGGTCAGAGGCAGGTTCAGACCAAGGATGACCGCCAGAAAAATAATCAGCACCTCACCGAAATTCCCTGACAGGAGCAGCATGATCGATTTCTGGATATTATCGTAAATCCCCCTGCCCTCCTCAATCGCATTGACGATATGGGTGAAGCTGTTGTCGAGGAGGACAAAGTCGGAGGCCTCTTTGGCAACATCGGTGCCGCTGCCTACCGCAACCCCGATATTGGCCTTTTTCAGGGCCGGGGCGTCGTTCACTCCGTCACCGGTCATGGCCACGATATGACCCATTTTCTGCAATGCGCTGACGATCCGTTGTTTGTGTTCGGGAACGACCCGGGAGAAGAGATTGGTGTTGTCCCGCAACCGTTCGATCAGGGTCTGGTCATCAAAACCGTCCATTTCCACGCCGCTGCAGAGCTTCCCGGTGATGCCGATTTCCGAACCGATGGCCCGGGCGGTTTCCTGATAGTCTCCGGTGATCATGATCACCCTGATTCCGGCCCGGGCGGTACGGCGCAGGGAATCGACAACGTCGGCCCGGGGCGGGTCGATCATGGCCTGCAGGCCGATGAAGACCAGGTCGTCCTCGGAAAAATCCTCTTCGTTTTCCTGGCGTTTGCAGGCAAAAGCCAGAACCCGCAACGCTTTTGCCCCGTAATAATCATTGCGGGCGTGGATCTCTTTTTTCATCCGGTCGGTCATCTCCATTTCGCTGCCGGTGATCAGGACACGGTTGCAGCGGTCGAGGATCTGGTCCGGAGCGCCTTTGGTATACATCATCCGCCCTTCATTTTGAGCCACCAGCACACTCATCATTTTGCGATCGGAGTCAAAGGGCAGCTCGTCCAGTCGGTCGCCTGAAAAAACCACCCCGGCTTTGGCAGCGCTGGTCAGAAGGGCCGCTTCGGTGGGGTCGCCGGTGATCAGCCATTCACCCTCTCTTTCCTGCAGTGACGAATTGTTGCAGGCAAGAGCGGTCCGGTAGAGGAGAGGCTCAAGGGGTGTAGAGGCGGAACCTTGCGGATTGTAGCCGTTGCCGGAGAATTCCGCTTCTCCGTCGGGAGTCCAGGCGAAACGGACAGTCATCATGTTTTCGGTCAGGGTGCCCGTTTTGTCGGTGCAGATGAGGTCGCAGCTGCCCAGGGTCTCAACCGAGGAAAGACGCCTGACCAGGGTTTTTTTCGCGAGCAGTCTCTTCACCCCGATACTGAGCGCAATAGTGACTACGGCCGGCAGAGCGGTGGGCACCGCGGCAACGGCGAGACTGATGGCGATAAAGGCAAATGAGATGAACGAATGAACGCTCAATTTCCCCATGATTAGGTCTTTGCTGAAAAGCAGCACAAAGATGAAGAGGCAGACCGCGATAATGACCAGCCCCAGTTTTTTGCCGAAGCGGTCAAGCCTTTTCTGCAAAGGGGTCATCTCTTCAACGGTTTCCTTGATCAGGCGGGTGATTTTCCCGATCTCGGTAGTCATCCCGGTACTGGTTACCACCGCCAGTCCGTTTCCGGAAACCACCGAGGTGGAGGTGAAGAGCATGTTGTGTCGGTCGCCGGGCTGGACTTCACGAGTGATGGTGGCCTGGTTTTTTTCCGTCGGCACGCTTTCTCCGGTCAAGACCGCTTCGTCTGCTTTCAGGCGTACCGCTTCAAGGAGCCGTGCGTCGGCCGGGACCTTGTCCCCGGCTTCAACTTTTATCACATCACCCGGCACGAGTTCTTTAGCATCCACCTTTTCCAGGGTGCCATTCCGGAAAACAGTTGCCTGGATGGCGGTCATTTTTTTTAAGGCCTCCAGAGAACGGTTGGCGGAGAGTTCCTGGAAAAATCCGATCAGGGCATTGGCAAGGAGAATGATCAGGATGATCACCGAGTCGACGTATTCGCCGATCAAGAGGGAGAAGGCGACGGCAAAGAGCAGGATGTAGATGATAAAGCTTTTGAACTGGCTGAAAAAGATGGCGACCGGGCTGATGGCTGTTCTGGTTTCAAGTTCGTTGGAACCGTATTGCTGCTGCCGCAGTGCGGCCTCAGCTGCGGTCAGACCTTCCCGTGTGCTTTTCAGGTCGGTCAGAATTTCATCTGGTGTCCTGCGGTATGGCATTGGTTACCCCGGGGGAATGATTGTTTTCAACCGGCAATTGTAGCTGATCACCGATTTTTATACCATATCCTGATTCCGGAATGGTTTTGAAATACCTGTTTCAATTTAACATCAAGGAGGGAAGTTTACTGCAGATAAGTGCTCTCTGCGACCGAGGAGGTTTTATATGCTTGAAGAATGATGTCCCGATGCATGGAGAACGTTCCATTCATTTTTCTCTGGCCGGGATTTCCGGAATGGCGCGGATCACTACTCAAGCTGCATTACCATTCAATTTCAGCCGATGATTCCTCGACAGTTCGACACGCTCACGGTCACCCTTCGCCAGGCTAAGGATGAGCGGCATGACTATTTATCGCTCCTCCCGAGCTTGTCGAAGCCCGCTCCTCCTTAGCTTGTCGAAGGATGCTCCAACCTCAGTTCTCCGCCAGCCGGATATTGCTATTGGAAAATTTCGGACAGCCAAAGCCTTTCAAACAGATTGATTTAAATGGTTGACAAATGGCGCTGATGTGTTTGATGATAATGATTGTTGGGTATCATGTATTGAGAAGGAGGGGAAAATGAACGGCAAGAAGATCCTGCTTGTTGATGATCACCCGGTTGTGCGTGAGGGGATACGGGCAATCATCCAGGGCAGTGCAGGTGGTCAATTGGTGATTGTCGGGGAAACCGGAAAAGCCGATGCGGCCTTTGATCTGGTCGAAAAACACCGGCCCGATCTCGCGATTATCGATATCACTCTGTCCGGGGCGGAAAACGGCATCAGCCTGACCGGGAGAATAACCGATTTCTTTCCCGGGACCAGGGTTCTGATTCTCAGCATGTATGGTGGAATCGATTACGTCTGTCGCTCCCTGAAAGCCGGGGCGGCCGGATATCTGACCAAGAATTCGGCCCATGATGAACTGTTGAACGCCATCAATGTCATTATGCGCGGCGGTTCTTATCTCGACAACAAACTTTCTCCTGATATCGTTGATTTCCTGAAAAATCATGCTGCCGGCGGAGCGGGAGCGGGAGATCCGTCCTACTCGCTGTTGAGCGAAAGGGAGCAACAGGTTTTCCGGATGCTTGCAGACGGTGAGAAGGTGGTGGAGATCGGCAGAACTCTCAATCTGAGCCCAAAAACCGTAGAAAATCATAAAACCAGCATTTTCAAAAAGCTTCACTTCACCCGCTATTTTGATCTCTACCGGTATGCCCACCGCATCGGGATCATCAAACCTGATGTTTAGGCATTTTTCCTGCCTTGATTCCGTCCTTCATCCTGCTGATTCCCTGTTTCCTTCACCGTGTGTAGGCGTTATCGCACGCTCTTTCAGGAAAACCCCTATCTTAAATGAGGGGGGTTACCTATATGAATGGCAATGGTCAAAATCATATCATTTTTTCTGGGAAGCAGTTCATTCGCATCTTTCAACATAAGTGAAGAGCATGAAATACACACGGAAACCCAAGAAGGAGGAGAAGGTTATGGCGCTCGACAGTTATTTAAAGGGTCTGAAGCAGATCAACGGTTACAAGGCATCGGCAATCATGAATTTCACCGGCGAGGTTCTGGTCCAGGACACGGTGGATTCGAATATTGATCTTGGCCTCGTGGGGGCGACTTTCAATGATATCTTCAGGACCGCCCATGAAGCCTCGGTGAAGATCGGCCTTGATGCCTGCAAGGAGTCGGTGATCAGCACGCCGAAAGGGGTCATCATCATGCGCTGTTCAGGGGTAAAGGCCAAGGTCCATTATCACTCGATCGTGATTATGGCAGCGGATGGCAATCAGGCACTTGCCAAAATGGAGATGGAAAAGATGGTCCCCAAGGTGATGGAAGAACTGGCGTGAATAACTGATCCTTTTTATCAGTCATATCCATAAGGGACGGGGGTGTTTTTTAACACTCCTTCGTCTTTTATGGGGTAAAGAGATCTTCGTTTCAATAACATTCATCCTCTGTAAAGAGAGTCCCGGCATTCCGGAGATTGTAAAACAAGTATGGACAAACCTGCATTTGCACTGGCAGAGAAGATCAGAGGGCACACCGGTTATAACTGATGAATATTGTTGGCGAAATTAAGTGGTATCTCAATGAGGACTATGCACGGCTGCAGTTTTCTGAGAGCAGCAGCGCATTTTCGATCGATACCGTCATGGTGCCCGCAAATCATCGGGGTGA
Protein-coding regions in this window:
- a CDS encoding response regulator, translated to MIIPAFGMDVSSEISKNRKKILLVDDDPVILEMLQTGLENEGYDLTVAENGKEALRLLLEKKFDLVVTDLKMEPIGGIQLLKEAKELCEDLTGVIIITGHADMNAAIEALRLGADDFITKPAKLEEISWRVEKFLVQQQRERKIKVYEDILPICSYCRKIKDITGKEDESWHSADEYLNRKTTAQLSHGLCPDCYAKEMKNLDEFERKLKK
- a CDS encoding tetratricopeptide repeat protein, with product MDKSKLLAVLYSGIFSLILLLSTSVNASSFPFRSVNPGDSLPGITLADSASGKPFALDSNSGKSSILVFWNGDVESKKSRAIKTLKVFAELQDFMKAKKMSVLVVNIGNDTPGTLAEVMSGSGLSTTVYMDSNQSAYGGLGIFVMPSIMLVDGQGKISSGLGYSNDLKKRLHGEIEIMLGEKDREQLDKELHPETIEKSAEEKNSKRHFHLGETMIQRGQPEVAVKEFNKALEFEPTMSEAHIKLGCLYLELNQGELAREHLTKGMEENPDSVEGQICQAEMRANAGEVAEAADDLQFLLLRNGRNHHLHYVFATLLEKQGKLENAIREYRMAYELVVKKEMHK
- a CDS encoding sulfite exporter TauE/SafE family protein; the encoded protein is METTLALFAIFLCSSFIQGLTGFGSALVSIPLLVLFIDIRTAVPLCILNGLVITAYLSLQLRSHIDWRKIMPLLIGFLPGIFLGLLFLKNTNEVFFKSSLSLMLISYALYRLFFHQGTGVPKSVLPDKGHRLSAFLAGFASGAITTAFSAGGPPAIIYTTLTGWSKDEIKATLSVYFFLGGLLTALAHFMSGITTYEVVTHHLFSLPAIIGGVICGSLLYGKFDTEGYIRLILWGLIVTGILLFLSAAGCF
- a CDS encoding cation-translocating P-type ATPase; protein product: MPYRRTPDEILTDLKSTREGLTAAEAALRQQQYGSNELETRTAISPVAIFFSQFKSFIIYILLFAVAFSLLIGEYVDSVIILIILLANALIGFFQELSANRSLEALKKMTAIQATVFRNGTLEKVDAKELVPGDVIKVEAGDKVPADARLLEAVRLKADEAVLTGESVPTEKNQATITREVQPGDRHNMLFTSTSVVSGNGLAVVTSTGMTTEIGKITRLIKETVEEMTPLQKRLDRFGKKLGLVIIAVCLFIFVLLFSKDLIMGKLSVHSFISFAFIAISLAVAAVPTALPAVVTIALSIGVKRLLAKKTLVRRLSSVETLGSCDLICTDKTGTLTENMMTVRFAWTPDGEAEFSGNGYNPQGSASTPLEPLLYRTALACNNSSLQEREGEWLITGDPTEAALLTSAAKAGVVFSGDRLDELPFDSDRKMMSVLVAQNEGRMMYTKGAPDQILDRCNRVLITGSEMEMTDRMKKEIHARNDYYGAKALRVLAFACKRQENEEDFSEDDLVFIGLQAMIDPPRADVVDSLRRTARAGIRVIMITGDYQETARAIGSEIGITGKLCSGVEMDGFDDQTLIERLRDNTNLFSRVVPEHKQRIVSALQKMGHIVAMTGDGVNDAPALKKANIGVAVGSGTDVAKEASDFVLLDNSFTHIVNAIEEGRGIYDNIQKSIMLLLSGNFGEVLIIFLAVILGLNLPLTAVLLLWINMVTDGAPALAFSVDPYGSDIMSRPPKSKDEEILPAEKLAMIGLLGILGTALALLLFTFSGGRSSDAAEIIHGQTMVFNFVVFFEVVLVFIIRQGYRVAFFSNRWVWGSVFLSIFLQALIMYTPLHKVFRIVPLNLAEIMIIVGGGFAVWGVSFLLRNLILKFSRSGHAAV
- a CDS encoding response regulator transcription factor, which encodes MNGKKILLVDDHPVVREGIRAIIQGSAGGQLVIVGETGKADAAFDLVEKHRPDLAIIDITLSGAENGISLTGRITDFFPGTRVLILSMYGGIDYVCRSLKAGAAGYLTKNSAHDELLNAINVIMRGGSYLDNKLSPDIVDFLKNHAAGGAGAGDPSYSLLSEREQQVFRMLADGEKVVEIGRTLNLSPKTVENHKTSIFKKLHFTRYFDLYRYAHRIGIIKPDV